One genomic region from Polycladomyces subterraneus encodes:
- a CDS encoding NCS2 family permease has translation MAVTEMSQNTQGFLDRFFRLSERKTDVKTELFAGLTTFMTMCYIIFVNPQILSDAGIPKEGAIAATIFASVFCTLLFGLWANFPVAIAPGMGLNAFFTYSVVLGQGLSWQTALGAVFISGLVFFLLTVTGIRRRLVAAVPEVLRSAIVVGIGLFIAFIGLKNAGIIVKSPATFVSLGQVTQPGPILTMIGLLVAVILMARNIKGAMIISILVTTLLAMAFGVTPVPHRLSDVMTFTMPDITTTLGKLDIMAAIHYGIFSIIFSFTIVELFDNLATLIGLSKKAGLMDKNGDIPNLNRALQADAVGTMMSATFGSTALNAYIENAAGISEGGRTGLTAVVVAGLFLLSLFLTPLIMLIPSVATAPALILVGSLMLSEIKNLSFDDFTDTVPAFLTIILMPLTSSIAEGLAFGFVSYTVLKTLTGKYKEMNFFLYLITAAFIINFLYHG, from the coding sequence ATGGCGGTAACGGAAATGTCGCAAAACACCCAAGGATTTTTGGACCGATTTTTCCGATTGTCTGAGCGGAAAACCGACGTCAAAACGGAACTTTTTGCGGGTCTCACCACTTTTATGACGATGTGCTACATCATCTTTGTTAACCCGCAAATTTTGTCCGACGCCGGCATTCCCAAGGAGGGAGCTATCGCCGCCACCATTTTCGCCAGTGTTTTTTGTACACTGCTTTTCGGATTGTGGGCCAATTTTCCGGTGGCCATCGCACCCGGTATGGGGCTGAATGCCTTTTTCACCTACAGTGTTGTACTTGGACAAGGGTTGAGTTGGCAGACCGCTCTTGGTGCCGTCTTTATCTCCGGACTCGTCTTTTTCCTGCTGACAGTGACCGGGATACGCCGTAGACTGGTGGCAGCCGTGCCAGAAGTGCTTCGGTCCGCCATCGTGGTGGGCATTGGACTGTTTATCGCATTTATCGGGCTGAAAAACGCAGGCATCATCGTGAAGAGTCCTGCCACCTTCGTCTCGCTGGGTCAAGTGACACAACCTGGCCCGATCCTGACCATGATCGGTCTGTTGGTGGCTGTTATCCTGATGGCGCGTAACATCAAAGGGGCCATGATCATTAGCATTTTGGTCACCACCCTGTTGGCAATGGCATTCGGCGTGACTCCGGTACCACACCGATTGTCCGACGTGATGACGTTCACCATGCCGGACATCACCACCACGCTTGGGAAATTGGACATCATGGCCGCCATTCATTACGGTATTTTTTCCATTATATTCTCTTTTACGATCGTGGAGCTGTTTGACAACCTGGCCACATTGATCGGCTTGTCCAAAAAAGCGGGATTGATGGACAAAAATGGCGATATCCCCAATTTGAACCGCGCACTGCAAGCAGATGCCGTGGGTACGATGATGAGTGCCACGTTCGGCTCCACTGCACTCAACGCTTATATCGAGAATGCCGCCGGTATCTCTGAAGGTGGGCGAACTGGTCTCACCGCAGTGGTAGTGGCGGGTCTGTTTCTGCTGAGCCTGTTTTTGACACCGTTGATTATGCTGATCCCCTCGGTGGCCACTGCACCAGCACTGATTCTGGTCGGCTCGCTGATGCTGAGTGAGATCAAGAACCTTTCGTTCGATGATTTCACCGATACTGTTCCGGCGTTTTTGACCATCATCCTGATGCCGTTGACTTCCAGCATCGCAGAAGGATTGGCCTTCGGCTTCGTCAGTTATACGGTGTTGAAAACATTGACGGGGAAATACAAAGAAATGAATTTCTTTTTGTATCTGATTACAGCAGCATTTATCATCAATTTCCTGTATCACGGATGA
- a CDS encoding long-chain-fatty-acid--CoA ligase, with product MTNNERIWWRSYPLEVPKHLDVPDVTLTRLLLSAAEEFPDREAIYFMGKRITYRQLLSDVSRFARALQSLGVRKGDRVAIMLPNSPQAVIAYYGALMIGTVVVQTNPMYMERELEHQLCDSGAETIICLDLLYPKVASVKEQTRLSRIIVTRIGDYLPWPKNWLYPLKLWKDGNHVNVPYHEQEVFRFSRLLKKALAKPVEDVNVEADDLALLQYTGGTTGLPKGAMLTHRNLVFNAVQCAHWTHDCRLGEEKVLGILPFFHVYGMTVVMNFSVYMAATMILAPRFDVDEVLRLINEEKPTVFPGAPTMYIALINHPDISRYDLSSIRACLSGSAPLPVEVQQRFEELTGGRLVEGYGLTEASPVTHANPIWGRRKTGSIGLPWPNTDCRIVDPSTGEVLPLGSVGELQVKGPQVMKGYWNRPEETAQVLKDGWLSTGDIATMDEDGYFYILDRKKDMIIASGYNIYPREIEEVLYEHPAIKEAAVIGVPDPYRGETVKAFVVLKEGHQVTEKELEQFCRAKLARYKIPRQYEFRSELPKSAVGKVLRRVLIEEEKKKAAFTPENTKTGNG from the coding sequence ATGACGAATAACGAACGCATATGGTGGCGCAGTTATCCTTTGGAAGTTCCGAAGCATCTGGATGTCCCTGATGTGACGCTGACCCGATTGCTGTTGTCGGCAGCAGAGGAGTTTCCTGACCGGGAAGCAATTTATTTCATGGGAAAACGCATTACCTATCGGCAATTGTTGTCGGATGTATCCCGTTTTGCCCGGGCGCTGCAATCCCTCGGTGTCCGAAAAGGCGATCGTGTGGCGATTATGTTGCCCAACTCCCCCCAAGCGGTGATTGCGTACTACGGGGCTTTGATGATCGGAACCGTCGTCGTGCAAACCAATCCCATGTACATGGAGCGGGAGTTGGAGCACCAACTGTGTGATTCCGGAGCGGAGACTATCATCTGTCTGGATTTACTCTATCCCAAAGTGGCCAGTGTCAAGGAACAGACGCGTCTTTCCCGCATCATTGTGACTCGGATCGGGGATTATCTGCCTTGGCCGAAAAATTGGTTGTATCCGCTGAAGTTGTGGAAGGACGGCAATCATGTGAACGTGCCGTATCATGAACAGGAAGTCTTTCGTTTTTCACGGCTGCTAAAGAAAGCGCTTGCAAAACCGGTGGAAGATGTCAACGTTGAAGCCGATGATTTGGCTTTGTTACAGTATACCGGCGGAACGACCGGTTTGCCCAAAGGAGCGATGCTCACTCATCGCAATCTCGTGTTCAATGCGGTTCAGTGCGCCCATTGGACGCATGATTGCCGACTCGGTGAGGAGAAGGTGCTGGGAATACTACCCTTCTTTCATGTATACGGCATGACCGTGGTGATGAATTTCAGCGTTTACATGGCGGCTACCATGATTCTTGCCCCTCGGTTCGACGTGGATGAAGTGCTGAGACTGATCAACGAAGAAAAGCCCACTGTGTTCCCGGGTGCGCCGACGATGTATATTGCGTTGATCAACCATCCTGACATCAGCCGATATGATTTGTCTTCGATCCGTGCCTGTCTGAGCGGTTCCGCTCCGTTGCCGGTCGAGGTGCAGCAACGGTTCGAAGAGCTGACCGGCGGTCGCTTGGTGGAAGGATACGGTTTGACGGAAGCATCGCCCGTCACCCATGCCAACCCGATTTGGGGACGTCGGAAAACTGGCAGCATCGGTTTGCCGTGGCCTAACACGGATTGTCGGATCGTCGATCCAAGTACGGGGGAAGTGCTGCCTTTAGGCAGTGTTGGTGAACTGCAGGTAAAAGGTCCGCAAGTGATGAAGGGATATTGGAACCGACCGGAAGAGACGGCGCAAGTGTTGAAGGACGGCTGGCTGTCCACCGGCGACATCGCGACGATGGACGAGGATGGGTATTTCTACATATTGGATAGAAAAAAAGACATGATCATCGCCAGTGGTTACAACATCTATCCAAGGGAAATTGAAGAGGTGCTGTACGAGCATCCGGCGATAAAGGAAGCCGCCGTCATCGGCGTTCCCGATCCGTATCGCGGAGAGACGGTGAAAGCGTTTGTCGTTTTGAAGGAAGGCCACCAGGTGACAGAGAAAGAGCTGGAGCAATTTTGCCGTGCCAAGCTGGCTCGGTACAAAATTCCGAGACAGTATGAGTTTCGTTCTGAATTGCCCAAAAGTGCGGTGGGCAAGGTGCTGCGCCGTGTATTGATTGAGGAGGAGAAGAAAAAAGCCGCATTTACACCGGAAAACACCAAAACAGGGAATGGTTAA